One region of Streptomyces rishiriensis genomic DNA includes:
- the lnt gene encoding apolipoprotein N-acyltransferase has translation MTVTAPSVGQPDQQEPQAARVPRAARLLRLVPAAAAALSGVLLYVSFPPRTLWWLALPAFAVLGWVLRGRSWKAALGLGYLFGLGFLLPLLVWTGVEVGPGPWLALVVIEAVFVALVGVGVAAVSKLPAWPLWAAALWVAGEAARARVPFRGFPWGKIAFGQADGVFLPLAAVGGTPVLGFAVVLCGFGLYEVVRLVLERRRSGEVRRSAAALALLSVAVPVVGAVAARSLVSDKAEDGTATVAVIQGNVPRLGLEFNAQRRAVLDHHARETERLAAEVEAGKVARPDFVLWPENSSDIDPFAYADAAAVIDKAAKAINAPISVGGVVERDGKLYNEQILWDPVEGPTQTYDKRQVQPFGEYLPLRSFIGAINENWTSMVGQDFSRGSKPGVFDMDGTRVGLATCYEAAFDWAVRDTVTHGAQLISVPSNNATFDRSEMTYQQLAMSRVRAVEHSRTVTVPVTSGVSAIIMPDGKITQKTGMFVADSLVQKVPLRSSETPATKLGILPEIALVLVALGGLGWAIGAGARARRSATG, from the coding sequence CGGGTCCCGCGCGCAGCGCGGCTCCTGCGCCTCGTCCCGGCCGCCGCAGCGGCGCTCTCCGGAGTGCTGCTCTACGTCAGTTTCCCGCCGCGCACCCTGTGGTGGCTGGCGCTGCCGGCCTTCGCCGTCCTCGGCTGGGTGCTGCGCGGGCGCAGCTGGAAGGCGGCCCTCGGTCTCGGCTACCTCTTCGGGCTGGGCTTCCTGCTGCCGCTCCTGGTGTGGACCGGCGTCGAGGTCGGCCCCGGGCCCTGGCTCGCCCTGGTGGTCATCGAGGCGGTCTTCGTCGCGCTGGTCGGCGTGGGCGTCGCGGCCGTGTCGAAGCTGCCGGCCTGGCCGTTGTGGGCGGCTGCGCTCTGGGTCGCCGGCGAGGCGGCACGCGCGCGCGTGCCCTTCCGCGGCTTCCCCTGGGGCAAGATCGCCTTCGGCCAGGCGGACGGCGTCTTCCTGCCCCTCGCCGCGGTCGGCGGCACCCCCGTGCTCGGCTTCGCCGTCGTCCTGTGCGGCTTCGGGCTGTACGAGGTCGTGCGCCTCGTCCTGGAGCGGCGGCGCTCGGGTGAGGTGCGGCGGTCGGCGGCCGCCCTGGCCCTGCTCAGCGTGGCCGTCCCGGTCGTCGGCGCCGTGGCCGCCCGCTCACTGGTCAGCGACAAGGCGGAGGACGGCACCGCGACGGTCGCCGTCATCCAGGGCAACGTGCCCCGTCTCGGTCTGGAGTTCAACGCCCAGCGCCGGGCCGTTCTCGACCACCACGCGCGCGAGACGGAGCGCCTGGCCGCCGAGGTCGAGGCGGGCAAGGTCGCCCGGCCCGACTTCGTCCTGTGGCCCGAGAACTCCTCCGACATCGACCCCTTCGCCTACGCCGACGCGGCCGCCGTCATCGACAAGGCGGCCAAGGCGATCAACGCCCCCATCTCGGTCGGCGGCGTGGTCGAGCGGGACGGCAAGCTCTACAACGAGCAGATCCTGTGGGACCCGGTCGAGGGACCCACTCAGACGTACGACAAGCGGCAGGTCCAGCCGTTCGGCGAGTACCTCCCGCTGCGCTCGTTCATCGGCGCCATCAACGAGAACTGGACGTCCATGGTCGGCCAGGACTTCAGCCGGGGCAGCAAGCCGGGCGTGTTCGACATGGACGGGACCCGGGTCGGCCTCGCCACCTGCTACGAGGCGGCCTTCGACTGGGCCGTGCGCGACACCGTCACCCACGGCGCCCAGCTGATCTCCGTGCCCAGCAACAACGCCACCTTCGACCGCAGCGAGATGACCTACCAGCAGCTGGCCATGTCCCGGGTCCGCGCCGTGGAGCACAGTCGTACCGTCACCGTGCCCGTCACCAGCGGCGTCAGTGCGATCATCATGCCGGACGGGAAGATCACCCAGAAGACCGGCATGTTCGTCGCGGACTCCCTCGTGCAGAAGGTGCCCCTGCGCTCCTCCGAGACGCCGGCGACGAAGCTCGGCATCCTGCCCGAGATCGCCCTGGTGCTGGTCGCCCTGGGCGGCCTGGGATGGGCGATCGGCGCCGGTGCGCGGGCACGACGGAGCGCGACCGGCTGA